The genome window CAGGGCCGCCCACTGGTGGCGACCAGGAACCCGGTGCAGCCCGACGAGGTCGCCGCGCTGCGCCAGTACCTGGAGAACGCGCCGATCGTGCTGGCCTCCCGGGAGAACGAGGAGGACCTGCTCGCTCCCGACCGCGCGGCCACGGTCCCCGGCACCTGGCACACCGACGGCTCCTGGCTGTGGCAGGGCGCGGTGGCCTACTACCTCGCGCAGTACGGCGTGCCGCCGGAGGCCGACCTGGTCGAGCACATCCGCGCCCGGCGTTTCACCCTCGCCGAGGTCGACGACGCCACCCGCGACGCGGCCGTCAGCGAACTGCTCGACCAGCCCGCCGACGACGAATTCGGCGAATCCGGTGAGCCGGGTGACGCCGGTTCGGACTTCGCCGCCGAGCGGGCCGAGCATGCCGACTCCTACGCCGACTCCACCGAGTACTCCGAAAGCCCGGCGGTGGCGCAGGTCGCGGACACGCCCGCCGCGGCGGACTCCGGGGATCACGTGGACGACGACCAGCCCGGCCACCGGCGCGAGTACGAGGACGAGCCGTACGAGGACAGGTCGTTCACCGACGAGCTCGACGACCGGCCCTTCGGCGCCGAGTCGTTCGACGACGACTCGGCGCGCGCTGAGCGGTCGGACACCGCGGACTCGTGGTCGCCGGAGCCGGAGACGCCGAGCGCGGCCGACGACGACCACTCGCGGCTCGACGCGCAGGAAGTCTTCGCGAAGCTGCACGACAAGCTCACCGAGTACGCCGTCGACGGCTCCGACTACCGCATCGGCAGCCACAGCAGCGGCGCGCGCTCGCTGGTGCAGGAGGGCCCGGACTGGATCGTCACGGCGGGTGCCGACGACGAGTTCGGCTCCGACGTCCGGTTCTCCCGCCCCGACCAGGCCGCCGCCTACCTGCTCGGCAGCCTCCTGCTGTCCAGGCCGGCCGGCCAGGTGCCGCAGGACGCCGAGCCTGCACGTCCGGTCGCCGAGCCCGAGCCGGAAACCGAGGCGGACGAGGACGCCGTGGCGTCGGCCGACGCCGAGGCGGACGCACGGGAACCGCACGACGCGGCGACCTCGGGCGAGGCCCCGGCCGCGCAGCAGTCGCAGTTCGACGGCGAGACGAGGGTCGCCCAGCAGCCCCAGTTCAGCAGCGAGGCGACGGTCGCCCAGCCGACGGTCGCCCCGGAACACCCGGTCGCGCCCGAGGTTCCGGCCGCCGCCGAGCAGTCGCAGCGCCCGGATCCCGAACCCCGCCGCCAGGAGCAGAGCGCGGGCGGCCACTTCCTGTTCACCGCCAACCAGGATCCGCAGCCAGGGCAGTCTCCCCAGCAGGACGCCGCGCCCGGTGCTCCGGTCGAGGAGCCGACCCGGTTCCAGCCCGCCCCGCGGATGGACCGCCCGGCCCCGCCGGCCGGTCCGCCTGCCTCGCCGGCCGGTCCGCCTGCCTCGCCGCCCCCCGCGCACCCGGCGTCGCCGCCCGGCGGCATGCCCGCGCAGGCGGCCGCGCCCGGCGGTCCGAACGGACCGGGGCAGGCCCGCCGCCGCTCCCGAAGCGCTCGCCGCGCCCGGAGCAGGGCGCGGCGGTGCCGCCGCCTCCGGCGGCCCGCGCAGCAAGCCCGGCCGGTGGCGCGGAGCGCCGCCCCGGCCCCGGTGGGCCGGGCATGGCGGGGCCGCCCCGGCAGGGGCCGCCGATCCCGCCCGGCGCGGCCGGAGGCCGTCCGCCGCAGGGCGGCGGGCCGGAGCAGGGGCGTCCGCCGCAGGGCGCGGGCCAGCAGATCCAGCCGCTCGGCGGTGAGCCGCCGCTGACGCTGTACCGGGACCGGCGCCACGTCGTGCTCCAGCCGGGTACCGACCTGGACCGCTTCGGCGACCCCAACGGCAACGTCGCGTACGCGATCCGCACGCCCTACACGCAGCGTTCGCTGCCGCCGCAGTGGGCCAACCGCGCGTACTTCGCCTACCGCGTGCAGCGGCCGGTGCAGGTGCTGCGGGGCACGGCGGTGCCGTGGTTCGAGCAGCCGGGCGGTGGCACGGCCTACGTGCTGCCCACCTCGATCAGCGACCTCGTCGCCGACGGGACGCTGATCGAGCTGACGGGCAACGAGGCACCGCCTCGCCCGTCCATGGAGTGACCAGGACGCAGTCTGGAGTTCGGGGTGCGCGCGGCTAGGCCGCGGGCACCCCGAACTGCGTTCAGGGGTCCGGAGCAGGTGATCCGGGCTCGCGGGCCGAGCGCGCCGGGGCACGGTGGCACGGGGCAGACGCGGCAGCGTCTCGCCGAACGGGACGGGTAGTGCGCACGGCGCCCAACGCTGGGCGACAGCGCGGGGGCGGACGGCCTGGGCGCAGGGGCGGGGTCGGTCGGCGAGGCGGCGGGCTCGGTCGGTGGGCGCGATCCAGACGCGCACGGGATTCGTTCGCCGCCGGTTCGGTTCTGGCGCGTGTCCGGGATCAGGCCGCCTAACCGGGGCCGGTCCGCCGGTTCGGGTTCCGTCCGCCGGTTCAGGTTCGATCCGCCGGTTCAGGTTCGATCCGCCGGTTCAGGTTCGGCGTAACTCTCCGGGACCGAACCGCCTTTTTCGGCACCACGCCCCCTGCCCGGGATCGACCCACCCATCCAGGACGGGGCCGCGCTATCCGGGATTGGCCTGCCTGTCCGGAAGCGGTCTGCCGGTTCGGGTTCGGCCCGTCCTTCCGCCTCTCCGGGGTCGGCCTGTCTGTCCTGGTCGGCCCACCTGTCCTGGATTCCCGCAGGTTCGTGACCGTGCCATGTATCCGGGATCGGGCCGCCTACACGGGATTGGCCTGCCCGTCCGGATCTGGCCAGCTCTTGATCTGGCCGCCTCGCCGTGATCCGCCCCGCCAGGCCGTCTGTCCGAGATCCGCGCGGTTCTTGATCAGGTCGCCTGTCCGAGATCCGCCCGGCGCTTGATCTGGCCCTCTTCGAGATCCGCCCGCGGGTTCGGGATCTGACCGGGGAACCATCCCGGCTGGGCTCGGGACCCGCTCCCTCCAGCCGCTGCCCGTGTCTGCCCTGGCTCGGCTCGGGTCGTCAGTCGACGTGGAGGCCGTGGGCGGCGGCGAAGGCGAGCGCGGTCATCGAGTCCACCCGCGCGCCCCTGAGCACGGCCTGCACCAGGCCGTCGGCCTCGATGCGCGCCCCGCGCAGGTTCGCCTCCTCAAGCCGGGTGCCGAGCAGCCGCGCTCCGCTGAGGTCGGCCTCCCGCAGATCGCACTTGCGCAGGTCGCACTCGCTGAGGTTGGCCTCGCGGAAGCGGATTCCGCGCAGGTCCGTGCCGCGCAGGTCGGCGCGGCCCATACCGGCCAGCGTCATGTCGGTCTCGCGGACGGTGAACGGGCGGAACCGGCAGTCGACGAACCCGGAGCCCAGCATCGTGCAGCCCTCCACAGTGGAGTGCTGGAACACGGTGCGGTCGAAGCGGCACGACCGGAACGCCGTCGCGCGGTGAACGCTCTCCCCCAGGTCGGTACCCGTGAAGGTGCACTCGGTGAAGACGCAGCTGGTGGTGCGCAGCCCGCGCAGGTCGGCGTCGGTGAAGTCGCAGCGCTCGAAGCTGCGGCCGTCCCACTCCTGGCCCGTCAGCACCGCGTCGCTGAAGTCCTCACCCACCGCGATCGTCATGCGGCGAGCCTGCCACACGGCCACGACAGCCCCTGTCACCAGGCGAACCCGCCTGCGGTCCTCCTGGCCACGGCGATCGTCGGGAAGTCAGTGGCCAACACCCCCACGCATTCGTGAGTGGTATTAGCAGTTGGTTGCCACTGATGTCACTCGCGTCCAAGCCCCGGGGCCGTGCCGTCCGCTTTCCTGGTCAGTTCTCGGCCCCACAGCGGCGCATCGCCAGGAGGACGTAGGCCCGGGTGGCCTGTTCCAGTTCGGCGACCGCGACGTGTTCGTCGTGCGCGTGGGCGTAGCGGACGTCGCCGGGGCCGAACTGCAGCGTCGGCACGCCGGCGCCCGCGTACAGGCGCAGGTCCGTGCCATACGGCGCACCGAGCACCTCCGGCTTCGCGCCGCCCACGTCGACGACGGCCTGCGTCGTCTCTTCGAGCAGCGGGTGACCGGTGGGGAGGCGGCCGCTGGCGAACATCCCGCCCGGCCAGCTCACCCGGACCGGGTGCTGCGACAGCCACGGGTCGGCCTCGCACGCGCGGCGGACGGCTTCGGCGAACTCGGCCTTGGCGTCGTCGATGCCTTCGTCGAGCCGGACGCCGTAGCGGCCCTCGGCGATCGCTAGGTCCGGCACGGTGCTCGCCCAGTCCCCCACGCGGGCCATGCCGACCGACAGCGGGTACGGCACGTCGAGGTGCGCGACCAGCGGATCCGGGTCTGCGTTGCGCCGCGCTTCCAGGTCGCGCAGCGCGGGCAGCAACTCCGCGAGCTTCTCCAGCGCGTTCACGCCCCGGGTCCGCGTGGAGCCGTGGGTGCCCTGGCCGGGAATCTCCAGTCGGAAGGTGAGCGAGCCGCCGTTGGCGGCCACGATCGTGCCCGCGCTCGGTTCGGCGAGCACGCAGGCGTCCCCGCGGTGACCGCGCCGCAGCGTCGCGAACGCTCCGAGTCCGCCGTCCTCCTCGCCGCTGACGGTGTGCACGCCCACTGGTCGCCGCAGGCGAATGCCGGCGGTACGCAGCGCCTCCAGAGCACCGAGGAACGCGGCGACACCGCCCTTCATGTCGCAGGTGCCGCGTCCCGCGGCGAGCCCGTCGTGCACGCGCAGCGCGTACGGGTCGCGATCGGGCCAGCGGTCGAGGTCGCCCGGCGGCACGACGTCGGTGTGGCCGCAGAACACCAGCGCGGGATCGCCATCGCCGTGCACGCCGACGCAGCCGTAGGCGATGTCGCGGTCGGCTTCCTGGCCGGGGAACTCGGGGTCCTCCCGCAGTTCCGCGACGTCGATGCGCCAGTGGTCGACGCGGTGCCCGAGGCCGCCGAGCCGGTCGGCGCACCAGCGTTGCGCGTCCTGCTCGGCCGCGGTGCCGCCGACGCTGGGGATGGCGACCAGCTCGCGGAGGTCGGCGAGCACGCGGTCGACGTCGACGGCGTCGAGGGCGCGGCGTTCGAGGTCGGAGGGGGTGCCCGGAGTGTCCACGTTGCGAGTGTGTCGCATCCGTCCAGCGGAACCACGGGCGCCCACTACCATCGCCGCGTGGCCGAAGGCGACGGAACCGAGCGGGAATTCGAGATCGGCAAGGACGGGCTGGGCGGCATCGTCGTCGGGATGGACGGCAGCCCGGCGAGCTTCCACGCCGCCGCGTGGGCGGCGGGGCTGGCTCGCCGCGAGCGGGCACGTCTGGTGCTGGTCTACGTGGAGGCCGTGGGCGGCGTCGCCTACTGGTCACCGATGGGGGTGGCGGTGGCGAGCGAAGCCGCCGAGAGCCTCGTGGAGGAGCTGAAGAAGGAAGTCGTCAACCACCTGAAGTGGATCGACATCGACTGGGACTTCGTGCACCAGCGCGGCGACCCGGCCGTGGGGCTGGAGCAGGTCGCCGAGCAGTACCGGGCCGACCTGATAGTGGTCGGCCGCTCTCGCCGGCGCGGGGGCCTGCTCGGCACCGTGCCCGCGACGCTGGTCGTGGAGGCCGTACGTCCCGTGGTCGTCGTGCCCTGAGGGGGCTCGGTCCGCAGGATCGGATCGGATGCCGCCGGTGGCAGAAGGTCATCGGCGGCTGAAGGCGGTCGGTGTCAGGAGGCCATCGGTGGTGGCCGGAACAGGTGTGCGGGGGGCCGGTGGCAGCAGCCGGTGGCAGATAGTGGCAGATGGCGACAGAAGGCCATCGGTGGCGGCCGGCGGCTGGAAGCTGGCTGCCGATGGCAGGAGGTCGCTGGCGGCAGAAGGCCGTCGGTGACGGCCGGAACCGTGTGCTTGGCCGGTGTCGAGACCCCGTCGATCCGGCGGGGCAGGTGTGCGCCCGGTGTGCCAGGCCGGAGGCCCGGCGGCTGTTGACGGCCGCCGGGAAGCTCACTGCGCCGAGCCCGCGTCAGTCGATGATGGTCGCGGCGTGGTGCAAGCCGCCGAAGCACTTCGTCTGGTGGGACAGCAGGTCGACCGCGACCCCACCGCCACCTGCGAAGCAGTCGTCCATGGTGACGGACTCCTGCGCGTGCGCCGTGCCCATCACGAGTGCCCCGGCCAATGACAGACCACTGATGAAAGCCGCGGAAAGTGCGCGTCGCATGCTGATCAACTCCTGCTCGTCGTCATCCCATCCGCCCCCGGCCAGAGGCGTGATGACAACTTGCACCGGTTGATCTCTGGAAGTTCTGATGATCACCGCATCGGACGTCACCCGCGTGGACCGCTCGACGGCGAACGCCGCCGGCGTCGCTACCTGCGCCCGCCCTGCGGCAGTGAGTCGTGCTGCGAGGACTCGGGTGGCCAGACGTAGCGAATGTCGGGCTCGCGTTCCTCGTTGTGCCTGCCGTCGGTGCGCTCGGCCTCGACGAAGCCGTGCCGTTCGTAGAAGCGCTGCGCCGGTCCGTTGACCTGGAAGGTCCACAGCGCCAAGCCGCCGGGGCGGCGTTGCTTCGCCAGCTCGAGGAGGAGATCTCCGATGCCCTGTCCCCGCCACTCGGGGGCGAGGTAGAGCTGGCTGAGCAGATCACCGTCGAGCACCAGCAGGCCGACCACGGACCGGTCCGCCGTCGCGACCCACGTCTCGCACTGGGGAACCACCACGTCGCGGAAGTACTCCCGCACCTCCTCATCGGTGTGCGCCCGTCGGACGCTCGGTAACGCGGCGGCGAACGAGCGCAGCCACAGTTCGGCCACCGCAGCTGAGTCCGAGCTCAGCGCACGGCGGATGACCAGGTCACTGGGGTTCACAGCACGCCAAGATGGCAGACCGGCCGTTGCGACGCAGCGGAATTTGCCGAAGACAGCGCGTCGGCCTCTCCGTGCGAACAGCTACGGACGTCCCGGTGACGGCAGCATCCTGTTGCCAACGCCGCAGGGGGAGCCCGGCGAGCCCACAGCCGCGGGGAGCAGGTCCAGGCGCCAACCGAGGGTCCGGGTCAGTGGAAGTCCCTGGATGTCGACGGCACGCGCATGTCGAGGTGCTGGAGGCGGTCGGCGCGCAGGTTGACCACCCCCTCCGCGCATTCGATGGTTCCGCGTACCAGCAGTGCTGCGCTGGTGCGGGCGATCTTGCGGTATCGCGCCCACAGGCCCGGCGTGCACACCACGTTGATCATCCCGGTCTCGTCCTCCAGGTTGAGGAACGTGACGCCACCTGCGGTGGCCGGGCGTTGCCGGTGCGTGACCGCTCCGCCGACCAGGACGCGCGCCCCGTTGTCCACTTCGGACAGATCCGCCGCCGAGAGCGCCCCCATCTTCGCCAGCCGGGAGCGGAGGAACTGCAACGGGTAGCTGTCCGGGGAGATCCCCGTGGCCCATACGTCCGCGGCGGCCAGCTCGACCCCGTCCATTCCAGGTAGCGGTGGGGCGTCCGCCGAGACCGTGGTGCCCGGCAGCCGGTCCGGACGGTCCCCGGCAGCCGCGGCGGCGTTCCACAACGCCTCGCGACGCGACAGCCCGAAGCACCCGAAAGCACCCGCGGTGGCAAGCGCCTCCATCTGCGCGGCGTTCAACGACATCCGCCTGCTCAGGTCCGCCATGCCGGTGTACGGGCCGTTCTCGTTGCGCTCGGTCACGAGCTGCTCGGCCACGCTGTCGCCGAGCGTGCGGACCGAGGCCAGTCCCAGCCGCACGGCGCGCCCGCCCTCGCTCTCCGGGTCGGGTTCCAGGTCCGCCTGCTCCCGGCTGGCGTTGACGTCGGGCCCGTGCACCCGGACCCCGTGCCTGCGCGCGTCGGCCACCAGCGACTGCGGCGAGTAGAAGCCCATCGGCTGGGCCTTGAGCAGCGCCGCGCAGAACACCGCCGGGTAGTAGCGCTTGAACCAGGAACTGGCGAACACCAGCACCGCGAAGCTGAGCGCATGGCTCTCCGGGAACCCGAAGTTCGCGAAGGCCAGCAGCTGCTGGTAGATGCGCTCGGCGAGCTCACCGGTGATGCCGTTGACGGCCATCCCCTCGAACAACCTGCCCCGCAGCCGGGCCATGCGCTCCTCGGAGCGCTTCGAGCCCATCGCCCGGCGCAGCTCGTCGGCCTCGCCCGCCGAGAAACCCGCGATGTCCACCGCGAGCTGCATGAGCTGCTCCTGGAACAGCGGCACGCCGAGGGTCTTCTCCAGCGCGGCCGCCATCAGCGGGTGCTCGTAGTCCCAGTCCTCCTCCCCGTTGCGGCGGCGGATGTAGGGGTGCACCGACCCGCCCTGGATCGGGCCCGGCCGGATCAGCGCCACCTCCACCACCAGGTCGTAGAACTTGCGCGGCTTCAGCCTGGGCAGGGTCGCCAGCTGGGCCCGGCTCTCCACCTGGAAGACCCCGACGGCGTCGGCCCGCCGCAGCATCGCGTACACCTCGTCGTCGTCGAGGTCCAGCTCGCCGAGGTCGACCTCGATGCCGTGGTGCTCGCGGGCCAGGTCGATCGCGTAGTGCAGCGCCGAGAGCATCCCCAGCCCCAGCAGGTCGAACTTGACCAGACCGACCGACGCGCAGTCGTCCTTGTCCCACTGCAGCACCGTGCGGCCGGGCATCCGCGCCCACTCCACCGGGCACACCTCGCTCACCGGCTGGTGGCAGATCACCATGCCGCCGGAGTGGATGCCGAGGTGTCTCGGGTAGCCCATGAGCTCCCCGGCCAGCTCCCGGACCTGGCCGGGAAACTCGCTGTCGTCCGGCAGTGGTCCCCAGTGCTCGATCTGCTTGCTCCAGGCGTCCTGCTGCCCCGGCGAGTACCCCAGCGCCCTGGCGACGTCCCGCACCGCCGACTTCGGCCGGTAGCTGATCACGTTGGCCACCTGCGCGGCGTGCGTGCGGCCGTACTTGCGGTAGACGTACTGGATCGCCTCTTCCCTGCGGTCGGACTCGATGTCCAGGTCGATGTCCGGGGGACCGTCGCGCTCGGGGGCGAGGAACCGCTCGAAGAGCAGGTCGTAGCGCACCGGGTCGGCGTTTGTGATGCGCAGCGCGAAGCACACCGCGGAGTTCGCCGCCGACCCCCGGCCCTGGCACAGGATTCCCGTCTCGCAGCAGAACGACACGATGTCGTGCACCACCAGGAAGTACCCGGGGAAGTCGAGCTTCTCGATCACCGCCAGCTCGTGCTCGATCTGCGCGTAGGCCGCCGGGTTGTCCTGCGGGAGCCCGTAGCGCTGCAGCGCACCCCGGTAGGTCAGCTCGCGCAGCCACTCGGCCTCGGTGCGCCCCTCGGGGACGTCGAACGGCGGTAGCCGCGGCGCCACCAGCCGCAGGTCGAACGCGCACTCCCGGCCCAGCCGGGCCGCCGCCTCGACCGCACCGGGATAGCGCGCGAAGCGCTCGGCCATCTCCGCGCCCGAACGCAGGTGGCTGCCCGCCCAGGCGGGCAGCCAGCCGTCCATCTCGTCCAGGCTCCGCCGCGCCCGGATGGCGGCGACCACGCTCGCCATCCGGCCGTTCCAGGGGCCTGCGAAGTGCGCGCCGTTGGTGGCCACCGCGGGCAGACCGGCGTCGTGGGCCAGGGCGAACAGCACGTCGTTGCGTTCGGAGTCGGTGGGCAGGCCCTGGTCGGTGAGCTCCACCGCGACGTTCTCCCCGCCGAACAGCGCCACCAGCCGGTCGAGCTCCGCGGCGGCGGCCGCCGGACCGCCCTCGGCCAGCGCGGAGCGCACCGCGCCCTTGCGGCATCCGGTCAGCACCAGCCAGTGGTCCTCGGCCGCCTCGGCCAGTTGCTCCAACCGGTAGGTGGGCCTGCCCTTCTCCTGACCGGCGAGCTGGGCCGAGCTGATCTCCCGGCACAGCCGCGCGTACCCGCCGGGATCACGGGCCAGGACCAGCAGGTGGTTGCCCTCGGGGTCCGGGACGCCGGTCTGCGCGGCGGTGAGCCCCAGGCTCAGCTCCGCGCCGAAGACCGTCCGGACCCCGTGCTCGGCGGCGGCCTCGGCGAACCGCACCACGCCGTACATGCCGTCGTGGTCGGTCAGGGCGACGGCCTCCAGGCCGAGGCGTGCCGACTCCGCGACCAGCTCCTCCGGGTGGCTGGCCCCGTCGAGGAAGCTGAAGTTCGAGTGCGCGTGCAGCTCCGCGTAGGGGACGGCGACCGATCGGGAGGGCGGGCGCCCCGAGGCGGAACCGGACGGCACGGCCCGGAGCCCCGGTGATGTGGTCCCCGGCGGCTCAGCGGCCGGGGACAGGCGTGATGACGCGGAAGCGGGGGCCGACTGGGACGCGGGCGCTTCCGCGTATGCGGGTGTTTCTCCTGACTCCGGCACAGAAGCGGACGTTTCCGGGGACTCCGGCTCAGACGCGGGTGCCGGGGGGTCGGCGGACGGCGGTGTCGGCGGATCCTCGGGGACTTCGTACGCCGCTCGTTTCCTGGTCCACGCCGGACTGTCACCGCCGTCGCCGGGGTACGGCTCGTCGCGGGGCCCTGGGCGGCCGGAGAGCGCTTTTTCCAGTTCGGACCAGGTCTGCGGGGGGTTGAACCAGCTCATGAACCCAGTGAACTCCCGTTCGAAACAGCGATGCCACCAAATCCGCCCGCATCCACTCGAACGAGTGTTCGCCAGGCGTTCCCGCGGTCATCGATAGGCGCCCTGCACCCACCAGCGGCCGTCCTCGTGCACCAGCAGCAGGGCGGCCTCGCCGACGTCGTCCTCCGCCTCCAGCACGACCTGCATGCGCGTCACCAGGCGCGGAGCCAGGGACGCCGACTCCGACCACCACCGCTCCTCGACCGGCCACGGGCCGGCCCAGCCGCGGACCGCACGCGACCGGCCGCCGGACACCACCACCCGCACGGGCGCCGCCGTGAGCCGATTCCGGTCGGTGATCCGCACCGGCTGCTCGTCCGCGTCGAGAACCGCGACGGGCCAAGGCGAGTCCGGGAGCACCGCGGGCGAGGGGGCCGGGATGCGGCCCGGCCACGGCCGCTCGGGGTCCAGCGCCGGCGCGCGTTCGTCGCCCCACGGCACCAGACGGACCCGGTCCCGCAGGTCACGTCCGCCACCGAGCACTCCGACCAGCACCGCGTCCGGCCCGAGCATCCCCTGCACCCGCACGAAGGCGCGCCCCGCGCGGGCGTCC of Saccharopolyspora erythraea contains these proteins:
- a CDS encoding TNT domain-containing protein gives rise to the protein MLQPGTDLDRFGDPNGNVAYAIRTPYTQRSLPPQWANRAYFAYRVQRPVQVLRGTAVPWFEQPGGGTAYVLPTSISDLVADGTLIELTGNEAPPRPSME
- a CDS encoding GNAT family N-acetyltransferase, which produces MNPSDLVIRRALSSDSAAVAELWLRSFAAALPSVRRAHTDEEVREYFRDVVVPQCETWVATADRSVVGLLVLDGDLLSQLYLAPEWRGQGIGDLLLELAKQRRPGGLALWTFQVNGPAQRFYERHGFVEAERTDGRHNEEREPDIRYVWPPESSQHDSLPQGGRR
- a CDS encoding error-prone DNA polymerase produces the protein MPSGSASGRPPSRSVAVPYAELHAHSNFSFLDGASHPEELVAESARLGLEAVALTDHDGMYGVVRFAEAAAEHGVRTVFGAELSLGLTAAQTGVPDPEGNHLLVLARDPGGYARLCREISSAQLAGQEKGRPTYRLEQLAEAAEDHWLVLTGCRKGAVRSALAEGGPAAAAAELDRLVALFGGENVAVELTDQGLPTDSERNDVLFALAHDAGLPAVATNGAHFAGPWNGRMASVVAAIRARRSLDEMDGWLPAWAGSHLRSGAEMAERFARYPGAVEAAARLGRECAFDLRLVAPRLPPFDVPEGRTEAEWLRELTYRGALQRYGLPQDNPAAYAQIEHELAVIEKLDFPGYFLVVHDIVSFCCETGILCQGRGSAANSAVCFALRITNADPVRYDLLFERFLAPERDGPPDIDLDIESDRREEAIQYVYRKYGRTHAAQVANVISYRPKSAVRDVARALGYSPGQQDAWSKQIEHWGPLPDDSEFPGQVRELAGELMGYPRHLGIHSGGMVICHQPVSEVCPVEWARMPGRTVLQWDKDDCASVGLVKFDLLGLGMLSALHYAIDLAREHHGIEVDLGELDLDDDEVYAMLRRADAVGVFQVESRAQLATLPRLKPRKFYDLVVEVALIRPGPIQGGSVHPYIRRRNGEEDWDYEHPLMAAALEKTLGVPLFQEQLMQLAVDIAGFSAGEADELRRAMGSKRSEERMARLRGRLFEGMAVNGITGELAERIYQQLLAFANFGFPESHALSFAVLVFASSWFKRYYPAVFCAALLKAQPMGFYSPQSLVADARRHGVRVHGPDVNASREQADLEPDPESEGGRAVRLGLASVRTLGDSVAEQLVTERNENGPYTGMADLSRRMSLNAAQMEALATAGAFGCFGLSRREALWNAAAAAGDRPDRLPGTTVSADAPPLPGMDGVELAAADVWATGISPDSYPLQFLRSRLAKMGALSAADLSEVDNGARVLVGGAVTHRQRPATAGGVTFLNLEDETGMINVVCTPGLWARYRKIARTSAALLVRGTIECAEGVVNLRADRLQHLDMRVPSTSRDFH
- a CDS encoding universal stress protein, translated to MAEGDGTEREFEIGKDGLGGIVVGMDGSPASFHAAAWAAGLARRERARLVLVYVEAVGGVAYWSPMGVAVASEAAESLVEELKKEVVNHLKWIDIDWDFVHQRGDPAVGLEQVAEQYRADLIVVGRSRRRGGLLGTVPATLVVEAVRPVVVVP
- a CDS encoding pentapeptide repeat-containing protein; the protein is MTIAVGEDFSDAVLTGQEWDGRSFERCDFTDADLRGLRTTSCVFTECTFTGTDLGESVHRATAFRSCRFDRTVFQHSTVEGCTMLGSGFVDCRFRPFTVRETDMTLAGMGRADLRGTDLRGIRFREANLSECDLRKCDLREADLSGARLLGTRLEEANLRGARIEADGLVQAVLRGARVDSMTALAFAAAHGLHVD
- a CDS encoding ArgE/DapE family deacylase — protein: MDTPGTPSDLERRALDAVDVDRVLADLRELVAIPSVGGTAAEQDAQRWCADRLGGLGHRVDHWRIDVAELREDPEFPGQEADRDIAYGCVGVHGDGDPALVFCGHTDVVPPGDLDRWPDRDPYALRVHDGLAAGRGTCDMKGGVAAFLGALEALRTAGIRLRRPVGVHTVSGEEDGGLGAFATLRRGHRGDACVLAEPSAGTIVAANGGSLTFRLEIPGQGTHGSTRTRGVNALEKLAELLPALRDLEARRNADPDPLVAHLDVPYPLSVGMARVGDWASTVPDLAIAEGRYGVRLDEGIDDAKAEFAEAVRRACEADPWLSQHPVRVSWPGGMFASGRLPTGHPLLEETTQAVVDVGGAKPEVLGAPYGTDLRLYAGAGVPTLQFGPGDVRYAHAHDEHVAVAELEQATRAYVLLAMRRCGAEN